A genomic stretch from Desulfolutivibrio sulfodismutans DSM 3696 includes:
- a CDS encoding amino acid ABC transporter permease, producing MFGRLVAVPRPVARIVLLTAFAAGLYVVLSNIRYHWDWGVVWAYREIYLYGLLTTMAVSAGAMALGLVLGVSAGLASVSRGAWLPELAALYVGAFRGTPLLVQVLIFYFCVGVVVRLDSPYVIGAVTLAFFSGAYISEMVRAGIESVDSGQWEAAAGTGLTHAQTLRHVILPQALRRMVPPVTGQFVSLIKDSSLLSIIAVRELTKAAEVVNAATYRTFETYLPLAALYLLLTWPLSRLTRRLERGIHPHMADGRRR from the coding sequence GTGTTCGGGCGGCTGGTCGCCGTGCCGCGCCCCGTGGCCCGGATCGTGCTCCTGACGGCCTTTGCGGCGGGCCTGTACGTCGTGCTGTCGAACATCCGCTACCACTGGGACTGGGGCGTGGTGTGGGCCTACCGGGAGATCTACCTGTACGGCCTTTTGACCACCATGGCCGTCTCGGCCGGGGCCATGGCCCTGGGGCTTGTGCTCGGGGTGTCCGCCGGGCTGGCCTCGGTGTCCCGGGGGGCGTGGCTGCCGGAACTGGCGGCGCTGTACGTGGGGGCCTTCCGGGGCACGCCGCTTCTGGTGCAGGTGCTCATTTTCTATTTTTGCGTGGGGGTGGTGGTGCGCCTGGACAGCCCCTACGTCATCGGGGCCGTGACTCTGGCCTTTTTTTCCGGGGCCTACATCTCGGAGATGGTCCGGGCGGGCATCGAGTCCGTGGATTCGGGGCAGTGGGAGGCGGCGGCCGGGACCGGGCTGACCCATGCCCAGACGCTTCGGCATGTGATCCTGCCCCAGGCGCTCCGGCGCATGGTGCCGCCGGTGACCGGGCAGTTCGTGTCGCTGATCAAGGATTCGTCGCTGTTGTCGATCATCGCCGTGCGGGAGCTGACCAAGGCCGCCGAGGTGGTCAACGCCGCAACGTACCGCACTTTCGAGACGTATCTGCCCCTGGCGGCGCTGTATCTGCTTCTGACCTGGCCTCTGTCGCGCTTGACCCGTCGTCTGGAAAGGGGAATACATCCGCATATGGCGGATGGCCGCCGCAGGTAA